Proteins from one Xenorhabdus griffiniae genomic window:
- the surE gene encoding 5'/3'-nucleotidase SurE, whose product MLRILLSNDDGVTAPGIQTLAATLRKHYHVQVVAPDRNRSGASNALTLDRPLRINTLNNGDISVQEGTPTDCVYLGVNNLVRPRPDIVVSGINCGPNLGDDVIYSGTVAAAMEGRHLGLPALAVSLNGDQHYETAAEVTVRLLALLQKYPLRAGNILNVNVPDIPIEQIKGFRVTRCGRRSAAEQVYAMTDPKGNMLYWLGPPGEKSDFGPETDFAAVEEGFVSITPLQVDLTAYKAQELVSDWLAKVGDIGAC is encoded by the coding sequence ATGCTGCGGATATTGCTGAGTAACGATGATGGTGTCACCGCACCGGGAATTCAAACCTTAGCGGCTACATTGCGGAAACACTATCATGTTCAGGTCGTTGCGCCTGACCGTAACCGTAGTGGTGCGTCGAATGCCTTAACGTTAGATCGCCCTTTGCGCATCAACACGCTGAACAATGGTGATATTTCTGTTCAGGAAGGTACACCGACGGATTGTGTTTATTTGGGCGTGAATAATCTGGTGCGTCCTCGTCCTGACATTGTCGTTTCTGGTATCAACTGCGGCCCTAACCTTGGTGATGATGTGATTTACTCTGGCACGGTTGCGGCTGCAATGGAAGGGCGTCACTTAGGCTTACCTGCATTGGCGGTCTCACTCAACGGTGATCAACATTACGAAACAGCGGCAGAAGTGACCGTGCGTTTATTAGCTTTGCTGCAAAAATACCCATTGCGAGCGGGCAATATTTTGAATGTTAATGTCCCTGATATTCCTATTGAACAGATCAAGGGCTTTAGGGTGACGCGATGTGGTCGCCGTAGTGCGGCTGAGCAGGTCTATGCGATGACAGATCCCAAAGGCAATATGCTCTATTGGTTAGGCCCTCCGGGAGAAAAAAGTGATTTTGGGCCTGAAACAGATTTTGCTGCGGTGGAAGAAGGATTTGTCTCTATTACCCCTTTGCAAGTGGACTTAACAGCTTATAAAGCCCAGGAGCTGGTAAGCGATTGGTTGGCAAAAGTCGGGGATATTGGGGCATGTTAA
- the cysG gene encoding siroheme synthase CysG: protein MDYLPLFIELKARSVLLVGGGEIASRKADLLLRTGAVLTVVAPELHAELQQRYQKGEVEWLQGTFKTEYLDGVFLVIAATDDHNLNQHIFTEANKRAILTNVVDNQPLCSAIFPSIIDRSPIIVAISSAGKSPVLTRLLREKLESLLPFSLGTMANIAGRWRERVKQRFTSVRQRRHFWEKAFNGRFATLIANGQLQQAEEQLEQQLTQDDSHSQGELALVGAGPGDPGLLTLKGLQVIQQADVILYDHLVSAEILELVRRDADKICVGKRAGNHSVAQEETNRLIIKFANQGKKVVRLKGGDPFIFGRGGEELQIAAAAGIPFQVVPGITAAVGASAYAGIPLTHREHAQSVTFITGHCRENGNELDWPALARGNQTLAIYMGIMKAALISQKLISHGRDSHTPVAVIGCGTRPEQQVLTGTLSELERLAQEVPSPALLVIGEVAQLHHQIGWFESENAADQVNRPAVIDLV, encoded by the coding sequence GTGGATTATTTACCTTTATTTATTGAGCTTAAAGCCCGATCGGTACTGCTTGTTGGGGGCGGAGAAATCGCCTCTCGCAAAGCAGACTTATTACTTCGTACTGGTGCAGTGCTAACGGTTGTTGCTCCTGAGCTACATGCAGAACTGCAACAACGCTACCAAAAAGGGGAAGTTGAGTGGTTACAGGGAACGTTTAAAACAGAATATCTTGATGGTGTATTTTTAGTGATTGCCGCCACAGACGATCACAACCTCAATCAACATATTTTTACCGAAGCCAATAAGCGCGCTATTTTGACCAACGTTGTGGATAACCAACCGCTCTGTTCGGCCATTTTCCCCTCAATTATTGATCGCTCTCCGATTATTGTGGCGATCTCATCGGCTGGAAAATCTCCGGTATTAACAAGATTATTGCGGGAAAAGCTGGAGTCTTTGCTCCCATTTAGCCTGGGTACGATGGCAAATATCGCGGGGCGCTGGCGCGAACGCGTGAAACAACGTTTTACTTCCGTACGTCAACGGCGCCATTTTTGGGAAAAGGCGTTTAATGGGCGTTTTGCCACACTCATCGCCAATGGGCAATTACAGCAAGCAGAAGAGCAACTTGAACAGCAGTTGACACAAGATGACTCTCATTCCCAAGGAGAACTTGCTCTGGTAGGTGCAGGGCCAGGTGATCCAGGATTATTGACCTTAAAAGGCTTGCAAGTGATCCAGCAGGCTGACGTCATTCTTTATGACCATTTAGTGAGCGCAGAAATTCTGGAGTTAGTTCGCCGTGATGCAGACAAAATCTGTGTTGGAAAAAGAGCAGGTAATCACTCCGTAGCGCAGGAAGAAACCAACCGACTTATCATCAAATTCGCGAATCAGGGGAAAAAAGTGGTTCGCTTAAAAGGGGGCGATCCCTTTATTTTCGGCCGTGGTGGAGAAGAATTACAGATTGCAGCAGCAGCGGGAATTCCTTTTCAAGTTGTGCCTGGCATTACGGCAGCGGTAGGTGCTTCTGCTTACGCGGGTATCCCATTGACTCACAGAGAACACGCGCAAAGCGTCACCTTTATTACCGGACATTGCCGTGAAAATGGCAATGAATTGGATTGGCCTGCACTCGCGCGGGGCAATCAAACATTAGCCATTTATATGGGGATCATGAAAGCAGCCTTGATCAGCCAAAAGCTGATCTCACACGGTCGGGATAGCCATACCCCCGTTGCCGTGATTGGTTGTGGCACTCGTCCAGAACAGCAAGTATTGACCGGAACCTTATCCGAATTGGAACGATTGGCACAAGAAGTTCCCTCACCTGCCTTACTGGTAATAGGAGAGGTGGCTCAACTCCACCATCAAATAGGATGGTTTGAAAGCGAAAACGCGGCTGATCAAGTAAATCGCCCTGCTGTGATTGATTTAGTATAA
- the nlpD gene encoding murein hydrolase activator NlpD, which yields MNLEKPVKKIKWIIASTVMGVVLIGCSNTPNRPAPIVNIDTNRVSDNHAIKNRQLANNASSSQGRIIYRRNYENIPKGSYNGSTYTVKHGDTLFYIAWITGSDFRDLALRNNISEPYSLNVGQVLRIGNPTSKNGVLIASNSTKSKISQVDFQKINAYPAIIDKPKSEKMLPKATISDDDNSSPKVSTATGTGGNNAINGADTINSWRWPAEGKILEGFSDSQGGNKGIDIAGNRGQPVFATARGKVVYAGNALRGYGNLIIIKHNDDYLSAYAHNDTMLVREQQDVQAGQKIATMGSTGTSSVRLHFEIRYKGKSVNPLRYLPQR from the coding sequence ATGAATCTAGAAAAACCAGTGAAAAAAATAAAGTGGATAATCGCCAGCACTGTTATGGGGGTTGTATTGATAGGTTGTAGTAATACACCAAATCGCCCAGCCCCAATCGTGAATATCGATACAAATCGTGTTTCAGATAATCATGCTATTAAAAATCGTCAGCTAGCGAATAATGCTAGTTCCTCTCAAGGGCGAATTATTTATCGCCGTAACTACGAAAATATTCCCAAAGGAAGCTACAACGGAAGCACTTATACGGTTAAACATGGCGATACTTTGTTTTATATAGCCTGGATTACAGGCAGTGATTTCCGTGATCTGGCTCTCAGAAATAATATTTCAGAACCTTATAGCTTAAATGTTGGTCAGGTCCTGAGAATAGGTAATCCAACCTCCAAAAACGGTGTATTAATAGCATCAAATAGTACGAAATCAAAAATTAGCCAGGTTGATTTTCAAAAAATTAATGCGTATCCTGCAATTATTGATAAACCAAAGTCAGAAAAAATGTTGCCAAAGGCAACAATTTCAGATGACGACAATTCTTCCCCAAAAGTATCTACAGCAACAGGTACAGGGGGAAATAATGCGATTAATGGTGCTGATACCATTAATAGTTGGAGATGGCCGGCAGAAGGAAAAATTCTTGAAGGCTTCTCTGATTCTCAGGGAGGAAATAAGGGCATTGATATTGCGGGGAATCGTGGCCAACCCGTATTTGCTACAGCTCGAGGTAAAGTGGTTTATGCCGGAAATGCATTACGTGGCTATGGAAATCTAATAATAATAAAACATAACGATGACTACCTAAGTGCTTATGCGCACAATGACACAATGTTAGTTCGTGAGCAACAGGACGTCCAAGCGGGGCAAAAAATTGCCACTATGGGTAGCACCGGAACAAGTTCAGTAAGATTACATTTTGAAATTCGCTATAAGGGAAAATCCGTAAACCCGCTGCGTTATCTTCCGCAGCGATAA
- a CDS encoding Hcp family type VI secretion system effector, with translation MSYMIYLTLNGKKQGLISAGCSTLDSIGNRYQKGHEDQIQVLSLNHMMNREQNVSHHPIQFVKPIDKSSPLLAMAIDSNESLNAAFIFYRTNPTGQSELFYEVKLTEATVVDISCTYPNSINNNDMMPYEKILLNYKSISWSHVTAGTSAYSIWDDRVY, from the coding sequence ATGTCATACATGATTTATCTTACCTTAAACGGTAAGAAGCAAGGCTTAATATCGGCAGGTTGTTCTACTCTCGATTCCATAGGAAACCGATATCAAAAAGGACACGAAGATCAAATACAAGTGTTAAGCTTAAATCATATGATGAATCGAGAACAAAATGTAAGTCATCATCCAATACAATTTGTCAAACCAATAGATAAGTCCTCTCCATTATTAGCAATGGCTATAGATTCTAATGAATCACTGAATGCCGCTTTTATTTTTTATCGGACAAATCCTACTGGACAATCAGAACTTTTTTATGAAGTAAAACTCACAGAAGCAACCGTTGTGGATATTTCTTGCACTTATCCAAATTCAATTAACAACAATGATATGATGCCATATGAAAAAATTTTACTTAACTATAAGTCTATATCATGGAGTCACGTAACAGCAGGTACATCTGCCTATAGTATATGGGATGACCGAGTTTACTAA
- the ftsB gene encoding cell division protein FtsB, with product MGKLTLLLLVLLGWLQYSLWFGKNGIHDYVRVKAEVNKQEADNLKLKARNDQLFAEIKDLKGGQEAIEERARNELGMIKPGESFYRMVPDTSKHNAQ from the coding sequence ATGGGCAAACTAACGCTACTATTATTGGTTCTTCTGGGTTGGTTACAGTATTCGTTGTGGTTCGGCAAAAACGGCATTCACGATTATGTGCGGGTTAAGGCTGAAGTTAATAAACAAGAAGCTGATAACCTAAAACTAAAAGCACGTAACGACCAGTTGTTTGCTGAAATTAAGGATCTTAAAGGGGGACAGGAAGCGATTGAAGAACGCGCTCGTAATGAATTGGGCATGATTAAACCAGGAGAATCTTTTTATCGTATGGTGCCTGATACCTCAAAACATAATGCGCAATAA
- the ispD gene encoding 2-C-methyl-D-erythritol 4-phosphate cytidylyltransferase yields the protein MNKSQLHSPAEIIALIPAAGIGSRMKSDCPKQYLKVAGKTILEHTLAALFEHPRIQRAIIALNPADTQFAQLPVASDPRITTVIGGEERAGSVLAGLDYLVSLPTDRTSWVLVHDAARPCLHRNDLDSLLRLIDHNAGSPDICGGLLASPVRDTMKRMVSLPVAESPTINHTLIAHTVDRNGLWHALTPQLFPLQLLRDCLIKALADQACITDESSALEHCGYRPVLITGRADNIKVTQPEDLALAEFYLSQKAKESNV from the coding sequence ATGAATAAGTCACAACTTCATTCCCCTGCTGAAATTATTGCCTTGATCCCTGCTGCGGGTATTGGTAGCAGGATGAAATCAGATTGCCCCAAACAGTATCTGAAAGTTGCCGGAAAAACGATCCTTGAACATACTCTGGCAGCGTTGTTTGAGCATCCTCGCATACAACGCGCTATCATTGCTCTGAATCCAGCTGATACCCAATTTGCACAATTGCCTGTTGCTTCTGATCCGAGAATTACGACAGTTATTGGTGGTGAAGAGCGAGCTGGTTCGGTTCTGGCCGGGTTAGATTATCTGGTTAGTTTGCCTACAGACAGGACAAGCTGGGTTTTAGTGCATGATGCAGCCCGCCCTTGTCTTCATCGAAATGATCTCGATAGCCTGTTGCGACTGATTGATCACAACGCAGGATCTCCTGACATATGCGGTGGATTGTTGGCATCACCGGTAAGAGATACGATGAAACGCATGGTATCGTTGCCAGTCGCAGAGTCACCCACAATTAACCACACATTGATTGCACATACCGTTGACCGTAACGGATTGTGGCACGCTTTGACGCCACAATTATTCCCATTGCAGTTATTGCGTGATTGCTTGATCAAAGCACTTGCAGATCAAGCCTGTATCACCGATGAATCTTCGGCACTTGAGCATTGTGGTTATCGTCCTGTGCTGATTACTGGACGGGCGGACAATATAAAAGTAACCCAACCTGAAGATTTGGCATTGGCTGAATTTTACCTATCCCAAAAAGCTAAGGAATCGAACGTATGA
- the ispF gene encoding 2-C-methyl-D-erythritol 2,4-cyclodiphosphate synthase, whose product MRIGHGFDVHKFGGEGPLIIGGVRIPYEQGLIAHSDGDVALHAATDALLGAAALGDIGKLFPDTDPAFKGADSRELLKEAYRRIRAKGYRLGNLDITIIAQAPKMLPHIPQMRVNLAEDLECHMDDINVKATTTEKLGFVGRKEGIACEAVALLVKE is encoded by the coding sequence ATGAGAATTGGACATGGTTTTGATGTGCATAAATTTGGCGGAGAAGGGCCATTGATCATTGGCGGTGTCCGCATTCCTTATGAACAGGGATTAATCGCTCATTCCGATGGGGATGTCGCTTTGCACGCAGCTACAGATGCTCTATTGGGCGCGGCAGCATTGGGAGATATTGGTAAATTATTTCCCGATACCGATCCTGCCTTCAAGGGCGCGGATAGCCGTGAATTACTGAAAGAAGCCTATCGCCGTATCCGTGCGAAGGGCTATCGGTTAGGCAACCTGGATATCACCATTATCGCACAGGCACCAAAAATGTTACCGCATATTCCCCAGATGCGGGTTAACCTGGCGGAAGATCTTGAATGCCATATGGATGATATTAACGTTAAAGCGACAACAACAGAAAAACTGGGATTTGTTGGTCGTAAAGAGGGTATTGCCTGCGAAGCGGTTGCTTTGTTGGTAAAAGAATAA
- the cysD gene encoding sulfate adenylyltransferase subunit CysD — MDEKRLTHLQQLEAESIHIIREVAAEFANPVMLYSIGKDSSVMLHLARKAFYPGKLPFPLLHVDTGWKFQDMYDFRDRTAEKYGFELLVYRNPQGEMLGINPFIHGSAKHTDIMKTEGLKQALDKYGFDAAFGGARRDEEKSRAKERIYSFRDRSHRWDPKNQRPELWRNYNGQINKGESIRVFPLSNWTELDIWQYIYLEQIEIVPLYFAKPRPVVQREGTLIMVDDDRIDLKAGEVISQRKVRFRTLGCWPLTGAVESGAETLPEIIEEMLISTTSERQGRLIDSDQSGSMELKKRQGYF, encoded by the coding sequence ATGGACGAAAAAAGACTAACACACTTACAGCAACTTGAAGCTGAAAGTATCCATATTATTCGGGAAGTGGCTGCTGAATTTGCCAACCCCGTCATGCTCTATTCGATTGGTAAAGATTCCTCTGTAATGCTGCATCTTGCACGTAAAGCATTTTATCCGGGAAAACTGCCTTTCCCTTTATTACACGTAGATACAGGCTGGAAATTTCAGGACATGTACGACTTCCGTGATCGCACAGCGGAAAAATATGGTTTTGAGTTGCTGGTTTACCGCAATCCACAAGGAGAGATGTTGGGAATTAATCCTTTTATTCATGGCAGTGCCAAACATACCGATATCATGAAAACAGAAGGATTGAAGCAAGCACTGGATAAATACGGCTTTGATGCAGCATTTGGCGGGGCGCGGCGTGATGAAGAAAAATCGCGAGCCAAAGAACGAATTTACTCATTCCGTGACCGTTCCCATCGTTGGGACCCTAAAAACCAGCGCCCTGAACTTTGGCGCAACTATAACGGCCAGATTAACAAAGGGGAAAGTATCCGCGTCTTCCCGTTATCCAACTGGACCGAGTTGGATATCTGGCAATACATCTATTTGGAGCAGATCGAGATAGTCCCTCTTTATTTTGCTAAACCTCGTCCGGTTGTTCAGCGTGAGGGGACATTAATTATGGTTGACGATGATCGAATCGACCTGAAAGCAGGGGAAGTCATTAGCCAGCGGAAAGTGCGTTTTAGGACACTTGGCTGCTGGCCGCTGACAGGAGCGGTGGAATCAGGAGCAGAAACGTTGCCGGAAATCATCGAAGAAATGTTGATATCGACCACTAGCGAACGGCAAGGGCGGCTGATTGACAGTGATCAGTCAGGTTCTATGGAGCTGAAAAAGCGCCAGGGTTATTTTTAA
- a CDS encoding protein-L-isoaspartate(D-aspartate) O-methyltransferase, with protein sequence MLNRAMKNLLAQLRQQGIHNEPLLEVIGKVPREYFVDEALAHKAYENTALPIGHGQTISQPYIVARMTELLNLTPASNVLEIGTGSGYQTAILAHLAKHVFSVERIKGLQWQAKRRLKQLDLHNISTRHGDGWDGWPSKGPFDAIIVTAAPPEIPQALLHQLANGSVMVLPVGKRNQLLKVVHRYGNDFHSDVIEPVRFVPLIQGELT encoded by the coding sequence ATGTTAAACCGAGCAATGAAAAATTTGCTGGCGCAGTTGCGCCAGCAAGGAATTCACAATGAGCCTCTGTTGGAAGTGATTGGCAAAGTACCTAGAGAATATTTTGTTGATGAAGCTCTCGCTCATAAGGCATATGAAAATACCGCACTGCCTATTGGTCATGGGCAAACGATATCCCAACCCTATATTGTTGCTCGCATGACTGAGTTGCTGAATTTAACTCCGGCCTCCAATGTATTGGAAATTGGAACAGGCTCAGGTTATCAAACGGCAATACTTGCTCACTTAGCCAAACATGTTTTCTCCGTGGAGCGGATTAAAGGATTGCAGTGGCAGGCGAAGCGCAGATTGAAGCAACTCGACCTACATAATATCTCAACCCGCCACGGTGATGGTTGGGATGGCTGGCCATCAAAAGGCCCCTTTGACGCAATTATTGTCACAGCTGCACCACCAGAAATTCCACAGGCATTACTCCATCAACTTGCTAATGGAAGCGTGATGGTTTTGCCTGTCGGTAAGCGAAATCAGTTACTGAAAGTAGTACATCGTTATGGGAATGATTTTCATAGCGACGTTATCGAACCTGTCCGTTTTGTACCCCTAATTCAAGGCGAACTAACATAA
- the cysC gene encoding adenylyl-sulfate kinase, which yields MAQNNIVWHSHVLDRAQRESANGHPARVIWFTGLSGSGKSTLAGALEQALFAQGIKTYLLDGDNVRHGLCSDLGFSAIDRQENIRRVGEVAKLMVDAGLVVLTAFISPHRAERQKIRELMGEGRFIEVYVDTPLEICEARDPKGLYKKARAGELRNFTGIDATYEAPEQPEVYLEGSQPVESSIEKLLFALKSNDILPT from the coding sequence GTGGCTCAGAATAATATCGTCTGGCATTCACATGTTTTGGATCGGGCGCAGCGGGAAAGCGCAAATGGGCATCCTGCACGGGTGATTTGGTTCACAGGGCTGTCTGGTTCAGGAAAATCCACCCTTGCAGGAGCATTGGAGCAGGCATTATTTGCACAGGGAATCAAAACGTACTTACTGGATGGGGATAATGTCCGTCATGGTCTGTGCAGTGATTTAGGCTTTTCTGCAATAGATCGGCAGGAAAATATCCGGCGCGTCGGTGAAGTTGCAAAATTGATGGTTGATGCGGGATTGGTTGTCCTGACAGCTTTTATTTCTCCCCATAGAGCAGAACGGCAAAAAATACGTGAACTCATGGGAGAGGGGCGATTTATTGAAGTGTATGTCGATACGCCACTGGAAATCTGTGAGGCTCGTGATCCCAAGGGACTATATAAAAAAGCACGAGCGGGAGAATTGCGCAATTTCACCGGAATTGATGCCACCTATGAAGCTCCAGAACAGCCAGAAGTCTATTTAGAGGGTTCACAGCCTGTAGAATCTTCGATTGAAAAACTGCTTTTTGCCCTGAAAAGCAACGATATCCTACCAACTTAG
- the cysN gene encoding sulfate adenylyltransferase subunit CysN codes for MPALAYNETIASQIKQQGGVEAYLRTQQEKGLLRFLTCGSVDDGKSTLIGRLLHDTRQIYEDQLATLQSDSKRIGTQGEKLDLALLVDGLAAEREQGITIDVAYRYFSTEKRKFIIADTPGHEQYTRNMATGASTSNLSILLIDARKGVQEQTRRHSFISTLLGIRHLVVAVNKMDLVGYQQEIFEQIKQDYLNFAAQLPTDLTLYFVPISALEGDNIVTRSEKMAWHTEKTLLDILESVDVKTKATEQPLRFPVQYVNRPDLDFRGYSGTLSSGILWQGQQIKVMPSGVISTVERIVTFNGDLTFAVPGEAITLVLKDEIDISRGDLLIAVDAQMRATRHALVDVVWMSEQPLIQGQSLDIKVAGKKSRGKVENVQYQVDINNLTQKVALELPLNAIGRVEFSFDEPLLLDCYAQNADTGGIILIDRLTNVTVGAGLVREIQADVYEEPKEYSEFELELNQLVRRHFPHWGVRDLLGGK; via the coding sequence ATGCCAGCACTTGCATATAATGAAACTATTGCTAGTCAGATCAAGCAACAAGGCGGAGTTGAAGCCTATCTTCGGACGCAGCAGGAAAAAGGATTACTGCGTTTTTTAACTTGTGGTAGCGTGGATGATGGCAAAAGTACCCTAATTGGACGTTTGCTGCATGACACCCGTCAAATTTATGAGGATCAACTTGCAACTTTACAAAGTGATAGCAAGCGAATTGGGACTCAAGGAGAAAAGCTCGATCTAGCCTTATTAGTTGATGGATTGGCGGCTGAACGGGAACAAGGCATCACCATTGACGTAGCATACCGCTATTTTTCCACGGAAAAGCGTAAATTCATTATTGCGGACACACCAGGACATGAGCAATATACCCGCAATATGGCGACAGGAGCCTCAACCAGTAATCTTTCTATTTTATTGATCGATGCACGCAAAGGTGTTCAGGAACAAACTCGCCGCCACAGTTTTATCAGCACCTTGCTAGGTATTCGTCACTTGGTGGTGGCAGTCAATAAAATGGATTTGGTTGGATATCAGCAAGAGATATTTGAACAGATCAAGCAAGATTATTTGAATTTTGCAGCACAATTACCTACTGATCTCACCCTCTATTTCGTCCCAATTTCGGCGTTGGAAGGGGATAACATTGTCACCCGCAGTGAAAAAATGGCGTGGCATACGGAAAAAACGCTACTGGATATCCTGGAGTCCGTGGACGTAAAAACAAAAGCGACAGAACAGCCCTTGCGTTTCCCCGTACAGTATGTCAACCGCCCTGATCTTGATTTTCGTGGATATAGCGGCACATTGTCATCAGGGATTTTATGGCAAGGCCAGCAAATAAAAGTGATGCCGTCAGGTGTGATTTCTACGGTAGAAAGGATCGTCACGTTTAATGGTGATCTCACATTTGCCGTACCCGGAGAGGCTATTACCCTCGTATTAAAAGATGAAATAGATATTAGCCGTGGTGACTTATTGATTGCTGTTGACGCTCAAATGAGGGCAACTCGCCACGCTTTGGTTGATGTCGTCTGGATGTCAGAACAGCCTTTGATTCAAGGGCAAAGTTTGGATATCAAAGTCGCGGGTAAAAAAAGCCGTGGCAAAGTCGAGAATGTCCAATATCAAGTGGATATTAACAACCTGACACAGAAAGTTGCACTTGAGTTACCCCTCAACGCCATTGGGCGGGTGGAATTTTCATTTGATGAACCTTTGTTGCTCGACTGTTATGCGCAAAATGCAGATACCGGTGGCATTATCCTGATTGATCGTCTGACCAATGTGACCGTAGGAGCGGGATTGGTGCGTGAAATCCAGGCAGATGTTTATGAAGAGCCTAAAGAATACAGTGAGTTTGAGCTGGAACTTAACCAATTAGTTCGTCGCCACTTCCCGCACTGGGGAGTACGTGATCTATTGGGAGGAAAATAA
- the truD gene encoding tRNA pseudouridine(13) synthase TruD — protein sequence MTLSELHWLYGRPEATGIVKATPEDFIVREDLGFSPDGEGEHLMVHIRKTGCNTQFVADHLARFAKIPARSVSYAGLKDRNAVTEQWFCLHIPGKQDPDFTAFQLEGCEVLATSRQKRKLRIGALQGNDFTLVLRDISDRQSVEKRLQQIAQTGVPNYFGEQRFGRDGQNLVQAQRWAANEIQVKERNRRSFYLSACRSAMFNAVASKRIAQDEHQKVKNGDALQLTGRGSWFVADESELSVLQQRVIGGELQITAPLPGDKALGTQYQALDFEQQCLLDYETLWALVKRERVESARRAILVKPLNLRWEWQNDQTVILHFSLPSGSFATSVVRELINQDLGSSLDVA from the coding sequence ATGACATTGAGTGAATTACATTGGCTTTATGGCCGGCCGGAAGCCACCGGTATTGTGAAAGCCACACCAGAAGATTTTATTGTTCGCGAAGATTTGGGATTTTCTCCTGATGGCGAAGGCGAACACTTAATGGTCCATATCCGTAAAACAGGATGTAACACCCAATTTGTCGCGGATCATCTTGCCCGTTTTGCCAAAATACCGGCTCGCTCTGTCAGCTATGCGGGATTGAAAGATCGTAACGCAGTGACGGAACAGTGGTTCTGTTTACATATACCAGGGAAACAAGATCCAGATTTCACGGCATTTCAACTTGAAGGTTGTGAAGTGCTGGCAACTTCCCGCCAGAAACGCAAGTTACGAATTGGCGCGCTGCAAGGCAATGATTTCACTCTGGTATTAAGAGACATTTCTGACCGACAATCAGTGGAAAAACGTTTGCAGCAGATAGCGCAAACCGGTGTACCGAATTACTTTGGTGAACAGCGTTTCGGGCGGGATGGACAAAATTTAGTCCAGGCTCAACGCTGGGCAGCTAATGAAATTCAAGTCAAAGAACGTAACCGCCGCAGTTTTTATCTTTCTGCTTGCCGCAGCGCGATGTTTAATGCGGTTGCCAGCAAACGGATTGCTCAAGATGAACACCAAAAGGTAAAAAATGGCGATGCACTACAATTAACGGGGCGTGGTAGCTGGTTTGTCGCTGATGAATCTGAATTGTCGGTATTGCAGCAGCGAGTTATAGGGGGAGAATTACAGATAACGGCTCCTTTACCGGGTGACAAAGCATTAGGAACACAATATCAGGCCCTGGATTTCGAACAACAATGTTTATTGGATTATGAAACGCTTTGGGCGTTAGTGAAACGTGAGCGTGTGGAAAGCGCTCGTCGGGCAATATTGGTGAAACCGCTTAACCTGCGTTGGGAATGGCAAAATGACCAAACTGTCATTCTGCATTTCTCTCTGCCATCTGGTAGCTTTGCAACCAGTGTTGTGAGAGAACTGATCAATCAGGATCTCGGCTCTTCCCTTGATGTGGCCTGA